A stretch of Planococcus citri chromosome 5, ihPlaCitr1.1, whole genome shotgun sequence DNA encodes these proteins:
- the LOC135848253 gene encoding uncharacterized protein LOC135848253 isoform X11: MAEIPFDVFDILHPSPVSLKELSAMAVSIEIWRHEVDKYRRNCKLEEFNPFKLQISSKLVFPDLPSVLYDAIDEYVTKLGPSMASWLREHSCAGFHLHYSHQNHVLKDFDDFVCDYNGTIDYVKTAERMMRCEQFDVDKKFIVACTYCFEDDIRRFWPHVCEKIDLSVVDFGKSPLFYYWICYLKNELDKIPIEEPNESVDEEMLEHCMSNNRRCVEYFWNCKPLDRKPRKGENIVYYHDDIVTRFILAKLNDQQVNELINTKEENLVETWLANQNYDEEVILQLWTRFKHLINPSTFKTLIVRMLANTAMSYRGTKDERKINDSYIDLINKKWTYLGSEIWNSAPDNLKSSTIDDILFQSGLFIGPYACYVPYNVGILLAILPYATYEDRNEFWDYAWPKLIDRTRGENLQRIMELCFKTQDEISQFKQNVLATSDDVKKLCVEYLRSNSFEDANDLVDFCCPKIQAARSFKQELLRSAFLSAHDDRLEFGILFHIERFNAFINNAFENEEQAADFKNQLILSRYFQPELLKMVPSYCKELMKFVDAFVSSEETLRVMKRDILESVKSFYRKRKYGNYVEYLDHRGPFLLWCLGSEEEVSDFERRYIDITSDNSDDSFDDYYGPFIDVYDDCI, from the coding sequence ATGGCTGAGATACCTTTTGATGTGTTTGACATCTTGCATCCGAGTCCAGTATCGCTGAAAGAACTATCAGCAATGGCTGTTAGCATCGAAATATGGCGCCATGAAGTGGATAAATATCGAAGGAATTGCAAATTAGAAGAATTTAATCCATTCAAGTTGCAAATCTCATCAAAACTCGTGTTTCCAGATTTACCATCTGTGCTTTATGATGCGATCGACGAATATGTCACAAAATTGGGGCCTTCAATGGCTTCTTGGTTGAGGGAACATTCTTGTGCCGGATTTCATTTGCATTATAGCCATCAGAATCatgttttgaaagattttgatgATTTCGTGTGCGATTATAATGGCACCATTGATTACGTCAAGACCGCCGAACGTATGATGCGGTGCGAGCAATTCGATGtggataaaaaattcattgtgGCTTGTACTTATTGTTTTGAAGACGATATTAGACGATTTTGGCCTCATGTATGTGAAAAAATAGACCTAAGTGTGGTTGATTTTGGGAAAAGTCCGCTATTTTACTACTGGATTTGCTAtcttaaaaatgaattagataAGATTCCTATCGAAGAGCCTAATGAATCCGTTGACGAAGAAATGTTAGAACATTGCATGTCCAACAATAGACGATGcgtagaatatttttggaattgtaaACCTTTGGATAGAAAACCCCGGAAAGGTGAGAATATTGTCTACTATCATGATGATATTGTTACTAGgttcattttggcaaaactgaACGATCAACAGGTCAATGAACTGATCAATACGAAAGAGGAAAACTTGGTGGAAACTTGGCTGGCAAATCAGAATTACGATGAAGAGGTAATTCTACAACTGTGGACACGCTTCAAACATCTGATAAATCCGAGTACTTTCAAGACACTGATCGTGAGAATGTTGGCTAATACAGCTATGAGCTACAGAGGTACGAAAGATGAACGTAAAATTAATGATAGCTACATCGATCTGATTAACAAGAAGTGGACGTATTTGGGTTCTGAAATATGGAACAGTGCTCCAGATAATTTAAAAAGCTCAACGATTGACGATATTTTATTCCAGAGTGGATTGTTTATAGGACCATATGCTTGTTATGTCCCATACAACGTCGGCATCCTTCTGGCTATTCTTCCTTATGCCACTTATGAGGATAGGAACGAATTTTGGGATTACGCTTGGCCAAAATTGATCGATCGCACGCGAGGCGAAAATTTGCAACGCATAATGGAACTGTGTTTCAAAACCCAAGACGAGATTTCTCAGTTCAAACAAAATGTTTTGGCTACAAGCGACGATGTAAAAAAGCTCTGTGTTGAGTATTTGAGAAGTAATTCTTTTGAAGATGCAAATGATCTTGTGGATTTCTGTTGTCCCAAAATACAAGCAGCCAGGAGCTTCAAACAGGAATTACTGCGGTCTGCTTTTCTCAGTGCTCATGATGACAGACTGGAGTTTGGCATTCTCTTTCATATCGAACGATTCAATGCATTCATCAAtaatgcttttgaaaatgaagagcaggccgcggatttcaaaaatcaattgattCTGTCGCGTTATTTCCAGCCCGAATTACTGAAGATGGTGCCATCATATTGTAAAGAGCTCATGAAATTCGTTGATGCGTTTGTTTCTTCTGAAGAAACCCTAAGGGTGATGAAAAGAGATATACTCGAATCTGTGAAATCATTTTATCGTAAACGTAAATATGGCAATTACGTGGAATATTTGGACCATCGGGGTCCATTTTTATTATGGTGTTTGGGAAGTGAAGAAGAAGTATCTGATTTCGAGCGAAGATATATCGATATTACCTCAGATAACTCGGATGATTCTTTCGATGATTATTACGGACCTTTTATTGATGTTTATGATGATTGTATTTAA
- the LOC135848253 gene encoding uncharacterized protein LOC135848253 isoform X8, which translates to MSDERKMPQIPTNVFDILHPSPVSLKELSAMAVSLEIWRHEVDKYRRNCKLEEFDPSKLQISSKLVFPDLPSALYDAIDEYATRLGPSMDDWLEEHSSAGFHLHYGHQNYVLKDFDNFVCDYNGTIDYVKTAERMMRCHQFDVDKKFIVACTYCFEDDIRRFWPSVCEKIDLCAFEFGKIPLFYYWICCLKNELDKIPIDEYNESVDEVLLERCTSGNRRCIEYFWNRIPLERKMHKAGDLIYFHEDILTRFILPKLNDQQINELINMDTDEESLLETWLGNRHYDEEVILQLWMRFKHLVNPNTFKELIVRMLGNTAMSYRGTEDESKIDDDYIDMVNKKWTYLGSEIWNSAPDILKRSTIDDILFQSGLFIGQYALYVTKNVGILLAILPYATFEDRNEFWDYAWPELIDRTRGENLQRLMELCFKTQDEISQFKQNVLAKSANVKKLCVEHLRCNAFEYANDLVDFCCPEIQTARSLKQELLRSAFLSAQDSRLSLSIFSNIERFNTFINNAFESVEQASDFKNQLILSPLFQPELLKMLPSHTKDLMKFVDAFVSKKETVDEVKSDILELVKKYYRKRKYDDYVEHLMYQDEFLLWCLGSEEEVSDFERRYIDITSDNSDDYFDDYYGPFIDVYDDCI; encoded by the coding sequence ATGTCAGACGAAAGAAAAATGCCTCAGATACCTACTAATGTGTTTGACATCTTGCATCCGAGTCCAGTATCGCTGAAAGAACTATCAGCGATGGCTGTTAGCCTCGAAATATGGCGTCATGAAGTGGATAAATATCGAAGGAACTGCAAATTAGAAGAATTTGATCCATCCAAGTTGCAAATCTCATCAAAACTCGTATTCCCAGATTTACCATCTGCGCTTTATGATGCGATCGACGAATATGCCACAAGATTGGGGCCTTCAATGGATGATTGGTTGGAGGAACATTCTTCTGCAGGATTTCATTTACATTATGGCcatcaaaattatgttttgaaaGACTTCGATAATTTCGTGTGCGATTATAATGGCACCATTGATTACGTCAAGACCGCCGAACGTATGATGAGGTGCCATCAGTTTGATGtggataaaaaattcattgtcGCTTGTACTTATTGTTTTGAAGACGATATTAGACGATTTTGGCCTTCAGTATGTGAAAAAATAGACCTATGCGCgtttgaatttggtaaaattccgTTATTTTATTACTGGATTTGCTGtcttaaaaatgaattagataAGATACCTATCGATGAATATAATGAATCCGTTGACGAAGTGTTGTTAGAAAGATGCACGTCCGGCAATAGACGATGcatagaatatttttggaatcgtataccATTAGAAAGAAAAATGCACAAAGCTGGAGATCTCATCTATTTTCATGAAGATATCCTTACTAGgttcattttaccaaaactgaATGATCAACAGATTAATGAACTTATTAATATGGATACAGATGAGGAAAGCTTGTTGGAAACTTGGCTCGGAAATCGCCATTATGATGAAGAGGTAATTCTACAACTGTGGATGCGCTTCAAACACCTGGTAAATCCGAATACTTTCAAAGAATTGATCGTGAGAATGCTGGGTAATACAGCTATGAGCTACAGAGGAACAGAGGATGAAAGTAAAATTGATGATGACTACATCGATATGGTTAACAAGAAGTGGACGTATTTGGGTTCTGAAATATGGAACAGTGCTCCAGATATTTTAAAACGCTCAACGATTGACGATATTTTATTCCAAAGTGGATTGTTTATAGGACAATATGCTCTTTATGTTACAAAAAACGTCGGCATCCTTTTGGCTATTCTTCCTTATGCCACTTTTGAagatagaaatgaattttgggaTTACGCTTGGCCCGAATTGATCGATCGCACACGAGGTGAAAATTTGCAACGCCTAATGGAATTGTGTTTCAAAACCCAAGACGAGATTTCTCAGTTCAAACAAAATGTTTTGGCTAAAAGCGCTAATGTAAAAAAGCTCTGTGTTGAGCATTTGAGATGTAATGCCTTTGAATATGCGAATGACCTTGTGGATTTCTGTTGTCCCGAGATACAAACAGCGAGAAGCTTGAAACAAGAATTACTGCGGTCTGCTTTTCTCAGTGCTCAAGATAGCAGACTGAGTCTTAGCATTTTCTCTAATATCGAACGATTTAATACATTCATCAATAATGCTTTTGAAAGCGTTGAGCAGgcttcagatttcaaaaatcaattgattTTGTCGCCTTTATTCCAGCCCGAATTACTTAAGATGCTGCCATCACATACTAAAGATCTCATGAAATTCGTTGATGCGTTTGTTTCTAAAAAAGAAACCGTAGATGAGGTAAAGAGCGATATACTCgaattagtgaaaaaatattatcgaaaGCGTAAATATGACGATTACGTTGAACATTTGATGTACCAGGATGAATTTTTGTTGTGGTGCTTGGGAAGTGAAGAAGAGGTATCTGATTTCGAGCGAAGATATATTGATATTACTTCAGATAACTCGGatgattattttgatgattattACGGACCTTTTATTGATGTTTATGATGATTGTATTTAG
- the LOC135848253 gene encoding uncharacterized protein LOC135848253 isoform X9, whose product MPQIPSNVFDILHPSPVSLKELSAMAVSLEIWRHEVDKYRRNCKLEEFNPSKLQISSKTVFPNLPSALYGPIDEYVARLGSSMASWLSAHYSEGFHFHYSHQNHVLNDFDDFVCDYNGTIDYVKTAERMMRYDQFDVDKKFIVACAYCFEDDIRRFWPHVCEKIDLCAFNFVKIPLFYYWICCLKNELDKIPIDAYNQSVDEEMLERCMSDNRRCVEYFWNRIPLERKMRKTADLIHFNENILTRFILPKLNDQQINELMNVDEDEESLVEKWVGNRNYDEETILQLWTRFKHLINASTFKELIVKMLCNISTSYRGTEDDESKIDDSYFDMINKKWTYLCSEIWNSAPDNLRRSTIDDILFQSGLFVGPYALYVPHNVGVLLAILPYATFEDRNEFWEDAWPKLIERSRGENLQRIMELCFKTQDEIFQFKQNVLAKSGDVKKRCVEYLRENCPEYANDLVDFCCPEIQTARSFKQELLRSAFLTAQESRLEFGIFFYFERFNAFINNAFESVEQASDFKNQLILSPIFQPHLLDMLPSHTKELMKFVDAFVSSEETLREIKRDILEFVKLYYRRDKCDERDDHLVYQDEILLWCLGSEEEVSDFERRFMDDSSDNSDDYFDDYHGPFINVYDDCI is encoded by the coding sequence ATGCCTCAGATACCTTCTAACGTGTTCGACATCTTGCATCCGAGTCCAGTATCGCTGAAAGAACTATCAGCGATGGCTGTTAGTCTCGAAATATGGCGTCACGAAGTCGATAAATATCGGAGGAACTGCAAATTAGAAGAATTTAATCCATCCAAGTTGCAAATCTCATCAAAAACCGTATTTCCTAATTTACCATCTGCGCTTTATGGTCCGATCGACGAATATGTCGCAAGATTGGGATCTTCAATGGCTTCCTGGTTGAGTGCGCATTACAGTGAGGGATTTCATTTCCATTACAGTCATCAGAATcatgttttgaatgattttgatgatttcgTGTGCGATTATAATGGCACCATTGATTACGTCAAGacagccgaacgtatgatgcgGTACGATCAGTTTGATGtggataaaaaattcattgtcGCTTGTGCTTATTGTTTTGAAGACGATATTAGACGATTTTGGCCACATGTATGTGAAAAAATAGACCTATGCGCgtttaattttgtgaaaattccgtTATTCTATTACTGGATTTGTtgtctcaaaaatgaattagatAAGATTCCTATCGATGCGTATAATCAATCAGTTGACGAAGAAATGTTAGAACGTTGCATGTCCGACAATAGACGATGcgtagaatatttttggaatcgtatacctttggaaagaaaaatgcgCAAAACTGCAGATCTcattcattttaatgaaaatatcctCACTAGgttcattttaccaaaactgaATGATCAACAAATTAATGAACTCATGAATGTGGATGAAGATGAGGAAAGCTTGGTGGAAAAGTGGGTGGGTAATCGAAATTACGATGAAGAGACGATTCTACAACTGTGGACGCGCTTCAAACACCTGATAAATGCGAGTACTTTCAAGGAACTGATCGTCAAGATGTTATGTAATATATCTACGAGCTACAGAGGTACAGAAGATGATGAAAGTAAGATTGATGATAGTTACTTCGATATGATTAACAAAAAGTGGACGTATTTGTGTTCTGAAATATGGAACAGTGCTCCAGATAATTTGAGACGCTCAACGATTGACGATATTTTATTCCAGAGTGGATTGTTTGTGGGACCATATGCTCTTTATGTTCCACACAACGTCGGCGTCCTTCTGGCTATTCTTCCTTACGCCACTTTTGAGGATAGAAACGAATTCTGGGAAGACGCTTGGCCTAAATTGATCGAACGCTCACGAGGCGAAAATTTACAACGCATAATGGAGCTGTGTTTCAAAACCCAAGacgagatttttcaattcaaacaaaACGTTTTGGCTAAAAGCGGCGATGTAAAAAAGCGCTGTGTTGAGTATTTGAGAGAGAATTGTCCTGAATATGCAAATGATCTTGTTGATTTCTGTTGTCCCGAAATACAAACAGCCAGGAGCTTTAAACAGGAATTATTGCGGTCTGCTTTTCTCACTGCTCAAGAAAGCAGACTAGAGTTTGGcattttcttttatttcgaaCGATTTAATGCATTCATCAATAATGCTTTTGAAAGTGTCGAGCAGGCTTcggatttcaaaaatcaattgattTTGTCGCCTATTTTCCAGCCCCATTTACTGGATATGCTGCCATCACATACTAAAGAGCTCATGAAATTCGTCGATGCGTTTGTTTCTTCGGAAGAAACCTTAAGGGAGATAAAACGCGATATACTAGAATTTGTGAAATTATATTATCGTAGGGATAAATGTGACGAACGCGATGACCATTTAGTGTATcaggatgaaattttattatggTGTTTGGGAAGTGAAGAAGAAGTATCTGATTTCGAGCGAAGATTTATGGATGATAGTTCAGATAACTCGGatgattattttgatgattATCACGGACCTTTTATTAATGTTTATGATGATTGTATTTAA
- the LOC135848253 gene encoding uncharacterized protein LOC135848253 isoform X14, with product MAEIISDIYDLANPTPVPLQELSAITISTEIWRNEVDKHRQSGRVSLRAFRKSEESIPLKTILPDLPSQIYDMIEEYVSRFALSMDRWLKDQYNRVFHFHYSHQNYILEDFNDFVADFYGDIDYSRTAERIMQCDRVSVDVKFRIACTYFFEQDIIRIWPSVCEKINSDVYIERYTFRKNPQMNYWIFRLKNELDKVPIVGGDNGNVDETMLHDSVSFSRPSVEYFWNRIPPENRMRKFRSYDESFLRFILPKLNDIQFQELINRPAGYSTMEHLFKNRRFSNELILRIWTRVRDIMTEDFFCRLINSMVRYETSTYGEFYQNHRSMLHLCREIWNSVPANFQRSAIRHVMFTELSFGFGNADDNTLRGAEFLLTILPTATLEERNAFWRKYYERMIRCCYRGTDLQRIMNLCFENETEMIRFKNTFIVTHETVRQLLKPILRGGWFDELNDLICFCCPDIQSSKIFKQNSLRSIFFDPGFRFSRRMVRKPKELDEFIKNSFNTIDEYIDFKIQLMSSPALQQDLCVFADWFSVLHVELVEFLDTFILTEEIRLQMKKRMRDCLEIEFVDADRCYLLGDALLMWCLGSDQEVEKFKMAHAEQFSKQICNF from the coding sequence atggctgaaataatATCCGACATATATGATCTTGCCAATCCGACTCCAGTTCCGCTCCAAGAACTATCAGCAATCACCATAAGCACCGAAATATGGCGCAATGAAGTGGATAAACATCGCCAAAGTGGACGTGTATCATTGAGAGCATTTCGTAAATCTGAAGAAAGTATCCCATTGAAAACCATACTTCCTGATTTACCATCCCAGATTTACGATATGATCGAAGAATACGTCTCGAGATTTGCATTATCGATGGATCGCTGGCTAAAAGATCAATATAATAgagtatttcattttcactacAGTCATCAGAACTATATTTTAGAAGACTTCAATGATTTTGTTGCCGATTTCTACGGTGATATTGATTACTCGAGGACAGCTGAACGTATAATGCAATGTGATCGAGTTAGTGTCGATGTAAAGTTCAGAATCgcgtgtacatattttttcgaacaGGATATCATACGAATTTGGCCATCTGTGTGTGAGAAGATCAACTCGGATGTCTATATTGAAAGATATACTTTTAGGAAAAATCCGCAAATGAATTACTGGATTTTccgtctgaaaaatgaattagatAAGGTACCAATCGTCGGCGGCGATAATGGCAATGTCGATGAAACCATGTTACATGATTCCGTGTCTTTCAGTAGACCATCggtagaatatttttggaatcgtataccTCCCGAGAACCGAATGCGGAAATTTCGTTCATATGACGAATCTTTTCTGCGgttcattttaccaaaacttaACGACATACAGTTTCAAGAATTAATCAACAGGCCTGCAGGTTATTCAACGATGGAACACTTATTTAAAAATCGTCGTTTCAGCAACGAACTCATTTTACGTATATGGACACGAGTCAGAGACATAATGAcggaagattttttttgtcggTTGATCAATTCCATGGTGCGTTATGAGACTTCTACATATGGGGAGTTCTATCAGAATCACAGGAGTATGTTGCACTTGTGTCGTGAAATATGGAACAGTGTTCCGGCTAATTTTCAACGATCGGCGATTAGACATGTTATGTTTACTGAATTGTCGTTTGGATTCGGCAATGCTGATGATAACACGCTGAGAGGCGCCGAGTTCTTATTGACTATTCTTCCAACTGCTACTCTCGAGGAGAGAAACGCATTTTGGCGTAAGTATTATGAACGAATGATTAGGTGTTGCTATCGTGGCACAGATTTACAACGAATAATGAATCTGTGCTTTGAAAACGAAACCGAAATGATTCGTTTCAAGAACACTTTTATCGTTACTCACGAAACTGTACGTCAGCTTCTAAAACCAATACTCAGAGGTGGCTGGTTCGACGAGTTGAACGACTTGATATGTTTTTGTTGTCCTGACATACAAtcgagcaaaattttcaaacagaattCTCTAAggtcgatttttttcgacccaGGTTTTCGATTTAGCAGACGCATGGTCCGTAAACCGAAGGAATTAGATGAGTTCATCAAGAATTCTTTCAATACGATTGATGAATATatagatttcaaaattcaacttatgtCATCACCTGCGCTGCAACAAGATTTGTGTGTATTTGCCGACTGGTTTTCGGTGTTGCATGTGGAACTAGTAGAATTCCTCGATACGTTTATTTTGACGGAGGAAATCCGACTTCAAATGAAAAAACGTATGCGTGATTGTTTGGAAATCGAGTTTGTAGATGCTGATAGATGTTACCTTTTGGGTGATGCGTTATTAATGTGGTGTTTGGGAAGTGACCAGGAAGTTGAAAAGTTCAAGATGGCCCATGCTGAACAGTTCAGCAaacaaatatgtaatttttga